A single genomic interval of Trachemys scripta elegans isolate TJP31775 chromosome 3, CAS_Tse_1.0, whole genome shotgun sequence harbors:
- the FILIP1 gene encoding filamin-A-interacting protein 1 isoform X3 — MLVDERQMHIEQLGQQSQKIQDLAQKLKEEEEKLKVISSKTKEDGQKLMKLEAELEHKTLSFSQEHEEMTAKLGNQESHNRQLRLKLVGLTRRIEELEETNKNLQKAEEELQELRDKIAKGECGNSSLMAEVENLRKRVLEMEGKDEEITKTESQCRELKKKLQEEEHHSKELKFEVEKLQKRMSELEKLEEAFSRSKSECSQLHLNLEKEKNLTKDLISELDMVKTRVKDLESSESKLEKAELSLKEDLTKLKSFTVMLVDERKNMMEKIKQEERKVEGLNKNVKIEQGKVMDVTEKLIDESKKLLKLKTEMEEKVSSLTKERDELIGKLKTEEEKSSELSCRVDLLKKRIEGIEEVEREIARGRARKGQELAYHEDNKIKELTIEIERLKKRLKQLEVVEGDLMKTEDEYDQLEQKFRTEQDKANFLSQQLEEMKLQIAKNKAIEKGEVVSQEAELRHRFRLEEAKSRDLKAEVQALKEKIHELMNKEDQLSQLQVDYSVLQQRFMEEEDKNKNMGQEVLNLTKELELSKRYSRVLRPSMNGRRMVDVPVTSTGVQTDAVSSEAAEEETPAVFIRKSFQEENHIMSNLRQVGLKKPTERSSVLDRYPPAANELAMRKSWIPWMRKRENVSQGAPDKGARTRGSPGHPGEVVLSPKQGQPLHIRVTPDHENSTATLEITSPTSEEFFSSTTVIPTLGNQKPRITIIPSPNVSQKGKGGESSVGPERAMSPVTITTFSREKPSDGGRAPFMERPTSPIQIMTVSTSAAPAEISVSPELQDMTMGRAVFKVTPEKQTVPTPIRKYNANANIITTEDNKIHIHLGSQFKRSPGVASEGASPVITVRPMNVAAEKEVMTGTVLRSPRNHFSSRPGASKVTSTITITPVTTSSTRGTQSVTGQDGSSQRPTPTRIPVSKGMKAGKPVVAAPGTGNVTKFEPRAETQSMKIELKKSSANSSASLGGGKG, encoded by the exons ATGCTGGTGGATGAGAGACAAATGCATATTGAACAACTTGGTCAGCAAAGTCAGAAAATACAAGATCTTGCTCAGAAActaaaggaggaagaagaaaagcttAAAGTTATTAgttcaaaaacaaaagaagatgGACAAAAATTGATGAAATTAGAAGCAGAACTTGAACACAAGACATTATCATTTTCTCAAGAGCATGAGGAGATGACCGCTAAACTGGGTAATCAAGAGTCACATAATAGACAGCTGAGACTTAAGCTGGTTGGTTTGACTCGTAGAATTGAGGAACTAGAGGAAACTAATAAAAATCTTCAAAAGGCTGAGGAAGAACTTCAGGAATTAAGAGATAAAATAGCAAAAGGAGAATGTGGAAACTCTAGCTTGATGGCTGAAGTGGAAAACCTACGCAAGCGTGTACTTGAAATGGAAGGCAAAGATGAGGAGATCACAAAAACTGAATCCCAATGTAGAGAGCTGAAAAAGAAACTGCAAGAGGAAGAACATCATAGCAAAGAGCTGAAATTTGAAGTGGAAAAGTTGCAAAAGAGAATGTCAGAACTGGAGAAGCTGGAAGAGGCTTTTAGTAGAAGTAAGTCTGAATGTTCCCAGTTGCACTTAAAtctggagaaagaaaagaatttaACCAAAGACTTAATAAGTGAGTTGGACATGGTAAAGACTCGAGTGAAAGATCTTGAATCTTCAGAAAGTAAGTTGGAAAAAGCTGAACTAAGCTTAAAGGAGGACCTTACCAAGCTGAAGTCATTTACTGTCATGCTGGTGgatgaaagaaaaaatatgatggaaaaaataaagcaggaagaaagaaaagttgAAGGTCTGAACAAAAATGTTAAGATAGAACAAGGTAAAGTTATGGATGTGACTGAGAAATTAATAGATGAAAGTAAGAAACTTTTgaaactgaaaactgaaatggAGGAAAAAGTGTCCAGTTTAACAAAGGAAAGAGATGAGTTAATTGGGAAACTGAAAACTGAAGAAGAAAAATCCTCTGAACTGAGTTGTAGAGTTGATTTGTTAAAGAAAAGAATTGAAGGTATAGAGGAAGTAGAAAGAGAAATAGCAAGAGGTCGAGCCAGAAAAGGACAAGAACTTGCTTATCATGAGGACAACAAGATTAAAGAACTAACCATTGAAATTGAAAGACTGAAAAAACGTCTCAAACAATTGGAAGTGGTTGAAGGAGACTTGATGAAGACAGAGGATGAATATGATCAGCTGGAGCAGAAATTTAGGACTGAGCAGGACAAAGCTAACTTCCTTTCTCAACAACTGGAGGAAATGAAGCTCCAGATTGCTAAAAACAAAGCAATAGAGAAGGGTGAAGTGGTGAGTCAGGAAGCAGAGTTGAGGCACAGGTTTCGGTTAGAAGAAGCTAAAAGCAGAGATTTGAAAGCAGAAGTGCAAGCTCTTAAGGAAAAAATTCATGAGCTGATGAACAAAGAAGACCAGCTTTCCCAGCTCCAAGTTGATTATTCCGTTCTTCAGCAAAGATTTATGGAAGaagaagataaaaacaaaaatatgggtCAGGAAGTCCTGAACTTAACAAAAGAGTTAGAGCTTTCTAAGCGTTACAGTCGTGTCCTCAGACCCAGCATGAATGGTAGAAGAATGGTAGATGTTCCTGTGACATCAACTGGGGTGCAGACTGATGCAGTAAGCAGTGAAGCAGCAGAAGAAGAAACCCCAGCTGTGTTTATAAGGAAATCCTTCCAAGAGGAAAATCACATCATGAGTAATCTGCGACAGGTAGGGCTGAAAAAACCCACAGAGCGTTCATCTGTGCTTGACAGGTATCCCCCAGCAGCAAATGAGCTTGCAATGAGGAAATCTTGGATACCATGgatgagaaaaagagagaatgtGTCCCAAGGCGCTCCTGATAAAGGAGCCCGAACACGAGGTAGCCCAGGACATCCTGGAGAGGTTGTCCTTTCCCCAAAGCAGGGGCAACCTCTTCATATTCGGGTGACTCCAGATCATGAGAATAGTACAGCTACTCTGGAGATAACTAGCCCAACATCTGAGGAATTCTTTTCAAGCACCACTGTCATTCCAACCTTGGGAAATCAGAAGCCACGGATTACCATCATTCCTTCTCCAAATGTGTCACAAAAAGGAAAAGGTGGCGAGAGCTCAGTGGGCCCAGAGCGTGCTATGTCACCGGTTACTATAACTACATTCTCCAGAGAAAAGCCCTCAGATGGAGGGAGAGCTCCTTTCATGGAAAGACCCACGTCCCCAATTCAGATTATGACAGTATCTACGTCTGCAGCACCAGCAGAAATCTCTGTTTCTCCAGAATTGCAGGATATGACTATGGGAAGGGCTGTTTTCAAAGTAACACCAGAAAAACAAACTGTCCCAACCCCAATCCGGAAGTACAATGCCAATGCCAACATTATAACAACAGAGGACAACAAAATTCACATTCACTTAGGTTCTCAGTTTAAACGCTCCCCTGGTGTTGCTTCTGAAGGAGCTAGTCCTGTGATAACAGTCAGACCAATGAATGTAGCAGCAGAAAAGGAGGTTATGACTGGTACCGTCCTTCGTTCCCCCAGGAACCATTTCTCCTCCAGGCCCGGAGCAAGCAAAGTGACAAGTACCATAACTATAACTCCGGTTACAACATCATCTACACGAGGAACACAATCAGTG acAGGACAGGATGGGTCATCACAGAGACCTACACCCACCCGTATCCCTGTGTCAAAAGGTATGAAAGCAGGAAAGCCAGTAGTGGCAGCCCCAGGAACAGGAAATGTGACAAAATTCGAGCCTCGTGCCGAGACTCAGTCTATGAAAATAGAACTGAAGAAATCTTCAGCCAACAGCTCTGCCTCCCTGGGCGGGGGGAAGGGCTGA